The following proteins come from a genomic window of Caloenas nicobarica isolate bCalNic1 chromosome 24, bCalNic1.hap1, whole genome shotgun sequence:
- the DCAF7 gene encoding DDB1- and CUL4-associated factor 7 yields MSLHGKRKEIYKYEAPWTVYAMNWSVRPDKRFRLALGSFVEEYNNKVQLVGLDEESSEFICRNTFDHPYPTTKLMWIPDTKGVYPDLLATSGDYLRVWRVGETETRLECLLNNNKNSDFCAPLTSFDWNEVDPYLLGTSSIDTTCTIWGLETGQVLGRVNLVSGHVKTQLIAHDKEVYDIAFSRAGGGRDMFASVGADGSVRMFDLRHLEHSTIIYEDPQHHPLLRLCWNKQDPNYLATMAMDGMEVVILDVRVPCTPVARLNNHRACVNGIAWAPHSSCHICTAADDHQALIWDIQQMPRAIEDPILAYTAEGEINNVQWASTQPDWIAICYNNCLEILRV; encoded by the exons ATGTCGCTGCACGGGAAGCGGAAGGAGATCTACAAATATGAGGCGCCCTGGACCGTGTACGCCATGAACTGGAGCGTCCGGCCGGACAAGCGGTTCCGTCTGGCGCTGGGCAGCTTCGTGGAGGAGTATAACAACAAG GTGCAGCTTGTTGGTTTGGATGAAGAGAGCTCAGAATTCATTTGCAGGAACACCTTTGATCACCCCTACCCTACCACAAAGCTCATGTGGATCCCAGACACCAAGGGAGTATATCCAGACCTGTTGGCAACCAGCGGTGACTATCTGCGTGTGTGGAGA GTGGGTGAAACAGAGACCCGGCTGGAGTGTTTGCTGAACAATAACAAGAACTCTGATTTCTGTGCTCCACTAACATCATTTGACTGGAATGAAGTGGATCCTTACCTTCTAG GTACCTCTAGTATTGACACAACCTGCACTATTTGGGGTCTGGAGACAGGCCAGGTTTTGGGCAGGGTAAATCTGGTCTCTGGCCATGTGAAGACCCAGCTCATTGCACATGACAAAGAG GTGTATGACATCGCGTTTAGCCGTGCAGGCGGCGGCAGAGATATGTTCGCTTCGGTTGGTGCGGATGGCTCGGTGAGGATGTTTGATCTCCGTCACCTGGAACACAGCACCATCATTTACGAGGACCCACAGCACCACCCGTTGCTGCGTCTCTGCTGGAATAAGCAGGATCCCAACTATCTTGCTACGATGGCCATGGACGGCATGGAG gtTGTGATTCTAGATGTCAGAGTTCCCTGCACACCTGTTGCCAGGTTAAACAACCACAGAGCGTGTGTAAATGGAATTGCTTGGGCACCTCATTCTTCCTGCCACATTTGTACAGCAG CGGATGACCATCAGGCTCTCATCTGGGATATCCAGCAGATGCCTCGTGCCATTGAGGACCCAATCTTGGCCTATACAGCCGAGGGCGAGATCAACAATGTACAGTGGGCATCCACCCAGCCAGACTGGATAGCGATCTGCTACAACAACTGCCTGGAGATTTTGAGAGTCTAA